GCGTTGACAGAGTGGCGCGAGGCACTGCGCGAAGCGCTCGAGCCGAACGGACGGCTCATCGCCGATCTGGTCCCCGAACTGACGTTCGTCATCGGCGAGCAGCCGCCGGTTCCTATGCTCGAGTCGCAGCAGGCAAAGGGGCGGTTCCAACTTGTGTTTCGCCGCTTTATCGGCGTCTTTGCAACAGCGAACCATCCGCTAGTGCTCTTCCTCGACGATCTGCAATGGTTGGACTTAGCGACGCTCGATCTCATAGAAAATCTATTGACCCAAGCGGATGTACAGCACCTGCTGCTGATTGGCGCGTACCGGGACAATGAAGTCGATGCCCAGCATCCGCTGACGCGCAAGCTCACCGTGATCCGGGCCTCCAGGGCGAGGGTCAGCGAGATCAATCTTGGACCCCTAGACTTTGAACACGTCGAGCAGTTGACTAAGGATGCGCTTCATTCAGCGGCGGGCGACGTCGGGCCGCTCTCGCACTTGGTGCATGCGAAGACAGCTGGCAATCCGTTCTTCGTGCTTCAGTTTATTCACGCGCTCGCCGACGAGGGCTTGCTTGCGTTCGACCATGAGCCGCAGCGCTGGTCCTGGAATCTCGAACGCATTCACGCCAAGGGCTACGCCGACAATGTCGCCGACCTCATGGTCGGGAAGGTGGTCCGCTTGCCGATCGAAACGCAGACGGCGCTGCGGGAGTTTGCCTGTCTCGGCAACGTCGCGGACATCGCAACGCTAGCGATCGTGCTCGGGACCTCGGAGGACGAGGTTCACGCTGCCTTTTGGGAACCGGTCCGACTCGGGCTCGTCGAGCGCCTTTCCGGGCAGTACAGGTTCGTCCACGATAGGGTGCAGGAAGCCGCCTATTCTGGGATCCCGGAGGAGCGGCGTGCAACGACCCATCTGCGGATCGGCCGCCTTCTCGCGGCGCACTGTTCTCCCGAGAACCGGGAGGAGGCGATCTTCGACATCGTCAACCACCTCAATCGCGGCGCAGCGCTGATCGGCTCCCCGGACGAACGTCGGCGAGTGGCCGAGCTCAACCTGATTGCCGGCAAGCGCGCCAAGGCCTCTGCGGCCTACGCCTCTGCGCTCAATTATGTGATCGCTGGCTTGGCATTCTTGCCGGAGGACCGCTGGGTGCGCCGGCACGATCTGATCTTCCAGCTGGAATTGCACCGGTCCGAATGTGAGTTCCTTACCGGCGACTTGACCGCTGCGGCGGAGCGCCTGACAACGCTTTCAGCTCGGGCCGCGAACATGGTCGAACGGGCTGCCGTCGCATGCCTGCGAATCGACGTGTACACGACGCTCGATCAGAGCGGCCGCGCCATTGCAGTCATCCTCGACTATCTCCGGCATTTGGGGATCGACTGGTCGCCGCATCCGACGGAAGAGGAGGTGCGGCGCGAATACGCACGGATCTGGTCGCAGCTCGGGAGCCGCGCGATCGAGGAGCTCATCGAGCTGCCCGTGATGAGCGACCCGGCATCCCTGGCGACTCTGGATGTTCTGACCAAGGCCACGGCGCCTGCGTTGTTTACGGATCGGAACTTTTTTGCCCTGGTCATCTGTCGGATCGTCAATCTCAGTCTTGCGGAGGGCAATAGTGACGGCTCGTGCCTCGCCTATGTGTGGTTTGGCATGGTCCCTTGCCAGCGCTTCGGCGATTACCAGACTGGCTTTCGATTCGGTTGGCTCGGTTACGAGCTGGTTGAACAGCGCGGGCTGAGGCGCTTCCAGGCGCAGACCTATTTGGCCGTCGGAAGCTGCCTGATCCCATGGACGCGACATGTCCGGGTTGGTGGTGAATTGCTGCGTCGCGCTTTCGAGGCCGCAAGCAAGATCGGCGATCTCAGTTGGGCGGGCTATTGCGGCAGCCAACTGAACACCAATCTTCTCGCGGCGGGCGACCCGCTTCCCGAGGTGCAGCGCGAAGCCGAGAACGGCCTCGCGTTCGCGCGGAAGATGCGGTTCGCGCTGGTGATTGATCGCATTACCACGCAGCTCGCGCTTATCCGGACCCTTCGCGGCTTGACGCCCAAATTCGGCTCCTTTGACGACGAGGCGTTCGATGAGCTCACATTCGAGCAACATTTGGCAAGCGATCCAAGTCATGCGATCTCCGAGGGGCGGTATTGGGTCCGAAAACTCCAGGCGCGCTTCTTTGCAGGCGACTATCTCTCTGCCGTCGATGCGTCGCGGAAGGCCCAACAGCTACTTTGGAAGTCACCGCCGAATTTCGAAGCGGCGGAGTATCATTTCTTTGGCGCGCTTTCCCGCGCGGCGTCCTGCGATCCCGCATTTCCCGATCAGCACCGGCAGCACTTCGAGGCTTTGACCGCACATCACAGACAGCTCGAGATGTGGGCGGAAAATTGTCCGGAGAATTTCGAGAGCCGTGCCGCGCTGGTGGGGGCCGAGATCGCACGCATCGAAGGTCGCGAAGTCGATGCGATGCGCCTCTACGACCAGGCTATCCGCTCGACGCACGCAAACGGCTTTATCCACGATGAGGCGCTCGCTAACGAAGTCGCGGCGCGATTTTATGCGGCGCGCGGTTTCGAGAAGATAGCGCAGGTTTACTTGCGCGACGCCCGCTACGGCTATTTGCGTTGGGGTGCCGATGGCAAGGTGAGGCAACTCGACGAATTGTATCCGGACCTTCGGACGGAGGCGCCACTGCTCACGCCGATGAGCACGATCGGGGCGCCGGTCGACCAGCTCGATCTGGCGACGGTCATCAAGGTGTTGCAGTCCGTCTCGGGCGAGATCGTGTTGGAGAAGCTCATGGACGCGCTCATGCGTACGGCCATCGAGCAGGCGGGTGCCGAGCGTGGCCTGTTGGCGCTTGCGCGCGGAGCCGAACTCTGGATCGCAGCGGAAGCTACGACCTCCGGCGATACGGCTCTCGTGCATCTTCGCGACCAGCCCATGACCGCGGACGCGCTGCCGGAATCGGTCCTCCGTTATGTCATGCGGGCCCGGGAAAGCATGATCTTGGACGACGCTGTGGCGCAGTCCCCGTTCAAGGAAGATCCGTATATCCGTCAGCGTCGGTCTCGCTCCATTCTCTGCCTGCCCTTGATCAACCAAGCCGAGCTCATCGGTGTGCTTTATCTCGAGAACAACCTGGCCCCCCGGGTCTTTGCACCGGCCCGGATCGCGGTGCTGAAGCTGCTCGCCTCACAGGCCGCTATCTCGCTCGAAAACACCCGTCTGTACGCCGATCTGCAGCGACGGGAAGCAAAGATCAGGCGCCTGGTCGAATCCAACATAATCGGCGTTTTCATCTGGGATCTCGAAGGCCAGATTCTTGAGGCCAATGACGCGTTTCTCCGCATTGTGGGATACGGCCGAGAGGATCTCGTCTCCGGTCGGCTATCTTGGAGCGCCGTGACGCCCACGGAGTGGGTCGACCGGGACCGAGGACGATGGATGCCAGAGCTAAGGGTGACTGGGAGCTTGCAACCGTGCGAGAAGGAATACTTCCGGAAAGATGGCAGCCGTGTCTCTGTGCTGATCGGCGTGGCGAGCTTCGAAGAGAGCGATAACCAAGGCGTCGCTTTCGTGCTCGATTTGACGGAGCGCAAGCGCATGGAGTCGGAGACGCGCGACTACGAGCGACGCTATCGCGAAGTCCAGATGGAGCTCGCGCACGCGAACCGCGTCACAACGATGGGGCAACTCACGGCGTCGATCGCCCACGAAGTCAACCAGCCCATCGCCGGTATACTCACCAACGCCCAGGTGGCACTGCGTTATCTTGGCGCTGAACTGCCCAAGCTGGAGAAGGCCCAGGAAGCGCTCGGCCGCATTGTCAGGGACAGTACTCGGGCAGGCGCCGTCGTCCACCGAATTCGCAACCTCAGCAAAAAGACGTCGCCGCGCGACGATCGCGTGGAGATCAATGCAGCGATCTGCGAGGTTATCGAACTGACACGAAGCGAAGCGAGGAAGAACGGCGTGTCGGTGCAGACGGAACTCGCCGACGGCCTGCCGCTCATCCGAGGCGATCGGGTCGAACTACAACAAGTGGTCCTCAACCTGATCTTCAACGCCCTCGAGGCGATGAGCGGCATGGACGAACAACCGCGTGAACTGCTGATCGCGACCGGTAAGACCGAGTCCGGCGAGGCGCTCGTTGCCGTACGCGATTCAGGTCCGGGATTAGCGCCAGCGGCCCTCGAGCATCTCTTCAAGGCCTTTTACACGACGAAGCCGAGCGGCCTGGGATTGGGGTTGTCGATCTGCCGTTCGATCATTGAAGCGCACGCCGGACGATTGTGGGCGTGCGCCAACACGCCCCGCGGCGCCGTCTTTCAGTTCACGTTACCGGCCCACCCAGACATTTCATCGCGTCATTGAACTCGCGCCGGCGACCTGAGTATGATCGGCCTTGCAGCCGGTACAATTGCAGCCGATGTCGAACGAGGTGGCCTCGATACCGCGGCAGGGGCTGAAGGCGCGTTTATCCTGACGCGTGAAACCACTTGTCAGTTGCTTCCGCCTTCTGAAGGTTTGCGACGGTAACTGAATTCTGAACGCGGCTCTCGCGCGCGCCGACGCTAAAGTATCGACGATACCATCGTCCAATCGATCCGCCTTGCGCTCGGTGGCATCTGTACGTCGCAGCACGGAAAAAGGGAAGTTGCCATGGGTACCGGAAGGAAAGTTGCAGTGATCACGGGCGCATCGCAAGGAATCGGCGCCGCTCTCGTCAAGGCGTATCGCGAGCGCAACTACCGGGTGGTCGCAACGGCGCGAACCGTCAAGGAGGCGAATGACAACAATGTTCTCGCCGTCCCCGGCGACATCGCCGACCGGAAAACGGCGGAGCGGGCAATCTCCGAAGGCGTGCGCCGGTTCGGGCGCATCGACACGCTCGTCAACAACGCCGGCGTCTTCATCGCCAAACCCTTCACCCAATATACCGAGGCCGACTACGCTGCCATCCTGGGCGTCAACCTCGCCGGATTCTTCCACATCACGCAGCTCGCCATCGCCGAGATGGAAAAACAGGGCGGCGGGCACGTGGTCCAGATCACCACGAGCCTCGTCGACCACGCGATTTCCGGCGTGCCCTCGGTCCTCGCATCGCTGACGAAGGGCGGCCTTGCCGCAGCGACTAAGTCGCTCGCAATCGAATACGCCAAGCGAGGTATTCGGGTGAACGCGGTAGCGCCCGGCGTCATCAAGACGCCAATGCACCCGGTCGAGACCCACGAAGCGCTTGGAGCCCTTCACCCGGTCGGGCGCATGGGCGAGATCGCCGACATCGTCGACGCCATCCTCTATCTCGAATCGGCCACCTTTGTGACCGGAGAGACCCTTCACGTCGACGGCGGGCAGAGCGCGGGCCACTGACACGGACGCAGCAAGAACGCAACAGAATCGGTATCGGATAGAGCATAGAATTCATAGATCGAAATTCCTCACATATCGAGTCTGCCATGGCAATATTGACGATCAACGGTGAACAGAAACCATTCGATGCTCCACCCGACATGCCATTGCTCTGGGTGCTGCGTGACATTCTCGGTTTGACCGGAACGAAGTTTGGTTGCGGCATCGCGCAATGCGGCGCTTGCACAGTGCACATCGACGGCAAGCCGGTACGCTCGTGCATGCTGCCAGTCGGTGCGGTACGCGACCGCGCCGTCACCACCATCGAAGGTGTCGGTGCGACTCCTGCCGGCGCGAAAGTGCAGAAAGCCTGGCTCGATCTGGAAGTAATCCAGTGCGGTTATTGCCAGTCCGGCCAGATCATGTCCGCAGCGGCTCTGCTCGCTGCCACGCCGAATCCCGATGATTCCGATATCGACGCCGCGATGGCAGGAAATATCTGCCGTTGTGGAACCTATGTGCGTATTCGCGCTGCGATCAAGCAAGCGGCTTCCGCACGTCGGTCGTAGGAGAGCCATATGACAGTCTCCCAGAAGAGTGCCGAAGGAGCGTCGCGCCGCTCCCTATTGACCTCGGGGTTGGCAGGAGGATTTCTGCTTGCATTCCATCTTCCCGTGCGTGCGTTCAACGAGCCGGTACAGCCGCCAGATGATCTTGCCGGCAAGTTCGCGCCGAACGCTTTCATCCGCATCGATCATTCCGGCAGAACAATTCTGGTCATGCCCCAGGTCGAAATGGGGCAGGGCGTATACACTTCGATGCCAATGATTTTGGCGGAAGAACTCGACGCCGATTTTTCTCAAGTGACGCTGAAGCACGCGCCGCCGAGCGACAAGCTCTACGGCAACCCCCTTTTCGGCATTCAGGCCACCGGCAATTCGAATTCGGTTCGGGCGTGGTGGACGCCCCTGCGCGCTGCCGGCGCCAACGCGCGCGCCATGCTGGTTCAGGCGGCGGCGCAGCAGTGGCAGGTCGATCCGGCAAGCTGCACGACCGCCAACAGCGAGGTCATGCATAAGGAGAGCGGACGCAAACTCTCCTATGGCGCCCTGGTCGATGCGGCCAACGCGCAGACCCCGCCGAAGGACCTCCCACTCAAGGACCCGAAAGATTTCGTGCTGATCGGCAAGCCGCTGAAGCGGCTCGATACCCCCGACAAGGTCAACGGCAAGGCCGTCTACGGCATCGACGCGATGCTTCCCGGGATGAAATTCGCAACCCTGAAGGCCTGTCCGGTTTTCGGCGGCAAGGTCGCCAAGGTCGACGACAGCGCCGCCAGGAAAGTTCCTGGCGTGCAGAAAGTGGTCGTCCTGGACGATCTGGTCGCGGTGGTCGGCGATCACATGTGGGCGGCCAAGAAGGGCCTCGATGCGCTGGTGATAGACTGGGAAGAAGGACCGAACGCGGATCTTAACTTAGTGGATATTTGGCAGGATCTGCGGGCCGCCAGCGAAAAGGATGGCGCGGTCGCAAAATCTCGAGGCGACATCGCCAAGGGCCTTGCCAGTGGCGACAAGCTCGAAGCGGCGTACGAGCTGCCGTTCCTGGCGCACGCGACGATGGAGCCAGTGAACGCCACGGTTCATCTCAAGCCCGATTCCTGTGAGATATGGACCGGTACGCAGGTCATCGCGCGCGTGCAGTCGGAGGCGGCGAAGGCGGCCGGACTCCCGGTCGAGAAAGTGATCGCTAACAATCACCTGCTCGGCGGCGGCTTTGGTCGCAAACTCGAGCCTGACATGGTGGTCGCAGCTGTTCGCATCGCGAAACATGTCGATGGTCCCGTCAAGGTGGTGTGGACCCGCGAAGAGGACATCCAGCACGACGTCTATCGTCCGGTCTATCGCGACACCATTGCCGCGAGCCTTTCCGATGGAAAGATCGTCGGCTGGAAATATCGCGTCAGCGGCTCGTCGATCATGGCGCGCTGGTTTCCGCCGGGGTTCCAGAACGGCATCGACATCGACGCCGTCGATAGCGCGATCGACATGCCCTACGATATTCCCAATTTCCATGTCGAATATGTCCGGGTCGAGCCGCCCTCGGTGCCGACCGGGTTCTGGCGCGGAGTCGGTCCCAACAACAATGTGTTTGCCACCGAATGTTTCATGGACGAACTGGCGCGGAAGGCCGGCAAGGATCCGGTTGAGTTCCGCCGCTCGATGTTGGGAACTCAGCCGCGCTTTCTCGCTGCGCTCAATCTCGCGGCGGAAAAATCCGGTTGGGGCCGACCGCTGCCGGCGCGGGTCGGGCGTGGTGTCTGTTTGCAGCCGTCGTTTGCCAGTTTTATTGCGACCGTCGTGGAAGCCGAAGTCGACGAGCAGGGTGAAGTGCATCTACGTCGCGTCACCTCCGCTGTCGACACCGGCATTGCTGTCAA
The genomic region above belongs to Rhizobiales bacterium GAS188 and contains:
- a CDS encoding PAS domain S-box-containing protein, yielding MEQLCRLGAQGDGLQVLWEEGERILCRGWRLSGDGARSAALSVLLAAERPSPAAVDRLAHEYGLRDELEPTWAARPLELTSEDGRPVLLLEDPGGEPLARLIGEPMETGRFLRLAIDICAALDKAHRGLVHKDIKPANILVNCTDGRTRLTGFGIASRQLRERETPGPPEFIAGTLAYMAPEQTGRMNRSIDSRSDLYALGATLYHMLTGRPPFSAADPMELVHCHIARRPAPPAERLESVPTPISNIVMKLLAKPAEERYQSAAGIKRDLGRCLLEWDAQGRIDDFQLGERDTLDRLLIPEKLYGRERDVEALLAAFDRVVESGAPELLLVSGYSGIGKSSVVNELHKALVPPRGLFASGKFDQYKRDIPYSTLAQAFQSLVRPMLGASDAALTEWREALREALEPNGRLIADLVPELTFVIGEQPPVPMLESQQAKGRFQLVFRRFIGVFATANHPLVLFLDDLQWLDLATLDLIENLLTQADVQHLLLIGAYRDNEVDAQHPLTRKLTVIRASRARVSEINLGPLDFEHVEQLTKDALHSAAGDVGPLSHLVHAKTAGNPFFVLQFIHALADEGLLAFDHEPQRWSWNLERIHAKGYADNVADLMVGKVVRLPIETQTALREFACLGNVADIATLAIVLGTSEDEVHAAFWEPVRLGLVERLSGQYRFVHDRVQEAAYSGIPEERRATTHLRIGRLLAAHCSPENREEAIFDIVNHLNRGAALIGSPDERRRVAELNLIAGKRAKASAAYASALNYVIAGLAFLPEDRWVRRHDLIFQLELHRSECEFLTGDLTAAAERLTTLSARAANMVERAAVACLRIDVYTTLDQSGRAIAVILDYLRHLGIDWSPHPTEEEVRREYARIWSQLGSRAIEELIELPVMSDPASLATLDVLTKATAPALFTDRNFFALVICRIVNLSLAEGNSDGSCLAYVWFGMVPCQRFGDYQTGFRFGWLGYELVEQRGLRRFQAQTYLAVGSCLIPWTRHVRVGGELLRRAFEAASKIGDLSWAGYCGSQLNTNLLAAGDPLPEVQREAENGLAFARKMRFALVIDRITTQLALIRTLRGLTPKFGSFDDEAFDELTFEQHLASDPSHAISEGRYWVRKLQARFFAGDYLSAVDASRKAQQLLWKSPPNFEAAEYHFFGALSRAASCDPAFPDQHRQHFEALTAHHRQLEMWAENCPENFESRAALVGAEIARIEGREVDAMRLYDQAIRSTHANGFIHDEALANEVAARFYAARGFEKIAQVYLRDARYGYLRWGADGKVRQLDELYPDLRTEAPLLTPMSTIGAPVDQLDLATVIKVLQSVSGEIVLEKLMDALMRTAIEQAGAERGLLALARGAELWIAAEATTSGDTALVHLRDQPMTADALPESVLRYVMRARESMILDDAVAQSPFKEDPYIRQRRSRSILCLPLINQAELIGVLYLENNLAPRVFAPARIAVLKLLASQAAISLENTRLYADLQRREAKIRRLVESNIIGVFIWDLEGQILEANDAFLRIVGYGREDLVSGRLSWSAVTPTEWVDRDRGRWMPELRVTGSLQPCEKEYFRKDGSRVSVLIGVASFEESDNQGVAFVLDLTERKRMESETRDYERRYREVQMELAHANRVTTMGQLTASIAHEVNQPIAGILTNAQVALRYLGAELPKLEKAQEALGRIVRDSTRAGAVVHRIRNLSKKTSPRDDRVEINAAICEVIELTRSEARKNGVSVQTELADGLPLIRGDRVELQQVVLNLIFNALEAMSGMDEQPRELLIATGKTESGEALVAVRDSGPGLAPAALEHLFKAFYTTKPSGLGLGLSICRSIIEAHAGRLWACANTPRGAVFQFTLPAHPDISSRH
- a CDS encoding NAD(P)-dependent dehydrogenase, short-chain alcohol dehydrogenase family, which encodes MGTGRKVAVITGASQGIGAALVKAYRERNYRVVATARTVKEANDNNVLAVPGDIADRKTAERAISEGVRRFGRIDTLVNNAGVFIAKPFTQYTEADYAAILGVNLAGFFHITQLAIAEMEKQGGGHVVQITTSLVDHAISGVPSVLASLTKGGLAAATKSLAIEYAKRGIRVNAVAPGVIKTPMHPVETHEALGALHPVGRMGEIADIVDAILYLESATFVTGETLHVDGGQSAGH
- a CDS encoding isoquinoline 1-oxidoreductase, alpha subunit, whose product is MAILTINGEQKPFDAPPDMPLLWVLRDILGLTGTKFGCGIAQCGACTVHIDGKPVRSCMLPVGAVRDRAVTTIEGVGATPAGAKVQKAWLDLEVIQCGYCQSGQIMSAAALLAATPNPDDSDIDAAMAGNICRCGTYVRIRAAIKQAASARRS
- a CDS encoding isoquinoline 1-oxidoreductase, beta subunit gives rise to the protein MTVSQKSAEGASRRSLLTSGLAGGFLLAFHLPVRAFNEPVQPPDDLAGKFAPNAFIRIDHSGRTILVMPQVEMGQGVYTSMPMILAEELDADFSQVTLKHAPPSDKLYGNPLFGIQATGNSNSVRAWWTPLRAAGANARAMLVQAAAQQWQVDPASCTTANSEVMHKESGRKLSYGALVDAANAQTPPKDLPLKDPKDFVLIGKPLKRLDTPDKVNGKAVYGIDAMLPGMKFATLKACPVFGGKVAKVDDSAARKVPGVQKVVVLDDLVAVVGDHMWAAKKGLDALVIDWEEGPNADLNLVDIWQDLRAASEKDGAVAKSRGDIAKGLASGDKLEAAYELPFLAHATMEPVNATVHLKPDSCEIWTGTQVIARVQSEAAKAAGLPVEKVIANNHLLGGGFGRKLEPDMVVAAVRIAKHVDGPVKVVWTREEDIQHDVYRPVYRDTIAASLSDGKIVGWKYRVSGSSIMARWFPPGFQNGIDIDAVDSAIDMPYDIPNFHVEYVRVEPPSVPTGFWRGVGPNNNVFATECFMDELARKAGKDPVEFRRSMLGTQPRFLAALNLAAEKSGWGRPLPARVGRGVCLQPSFASFIATVVEAEVDEQGEVHLRRVTSAVDTGIAVNPDTIMAQLEGGLIFGLTAALYGEITIAKGRVQQSNFNDYRMLRIDQAPKIEVHVIKSGEAPGGIGETGATAGPPALRNAIYAATGVALRRLPIDRSLIAGKKS